The Elaeis guineensis isolate ETL-2024a chromosome 3, EG11, whole genome shotgun sequence region TACAAACTTTGCCACGTTTAACAagtattttcatggatttttcgaaGCACCATCCCATAGAAAATCAGCTAAATATATAGTAACATTGCATTTAAAGTTCCCATAAAATTGCAATTATTTGTAaagatatttaaagaaactatcaATCCGGATCCACCAAAATTATTGCGTCAAAATCCCTATCCAAAAAATGGCAATAATTGGTCAAATGTTTAATAAGTAATTTTAACTTCTGATTTTTTGCGTACAATACTCTAATAAGGTATTCAACTCTGTTTCCCCCATCCCACTGTCAAATCATTTGTATTTGTTTTAATTGCAAAGCAACAAGCATTTGTCACTATTAtcaataattgaaataaaaagaagaaggcaCAATGGTCCATTTCACGAAACTGAAAGTTGGCATTTAATGCAAAGATTGTTGACTCTCCTAACAAATAAATTTACTAGGGAcaagaagcttttaattgaaAACAAAAACTAAAATAAAGATGCAACCGCCTGATTTTGACCGTGGAACCTATTCCATGTGGAATGGCTTGCTAATTAGTTTAGCCAAATCCAAATACCAAATGGCCAGTTATCAaaaactttgagaatatacaataaACTTTTATGAAGTTTAAATTCTTGAATCTTAGATGGCGTAAATTATATATAGGCTTCAAGCAATATTTTACCTTGTTTGCAATATCAGCAACTCGTGATCTTGTAAAGACACGcttaaattatcttaattttttgagcAATTCTAGGTTTAATTTTCAGTGATACTTCCCAAAAATCTAAACCTAGGTAATTAAAGAGTGAGTATgtctctctcctttctttctctaTCAAATAaatgaggagagagaggagaggagggggagaTAGAAGGGTGGACAAATCATTCTCTTATTTTGCTTTcaatttctattttttcaatGGATAAAATGAAAAAttcataatttaaatatttaacatcCTGTAAAGTACTTGTCAACTTCTTTGCATCTTTAATTCACCTAGAACTTCTATATCAAAGAAAGTGGGAAGCATATAGATCTGCTTGGCTCGGGTTATTAGAGGCTAACTAGGAATTGTTTGCAATTTTTTGGAGTTGAAAGAACAAATCTAAGCTGTAACCCAACTTAACCCAAGCCAATCAAGATCAAATCAATTCAGATCGATTCTCAGGTTATCCCTTTctaaaataaataagtaaattatTAGTTTTATTGAAGAACAAGATAGTACCTAACCAATACAAAAATGAAATTATCATACAAGATGTTTAgtgaaaataagaaaagaaataaagTTCAACAAAAACATCCTAATAACTTATAAAAACAGAAAATATAAAGTTACAAGCTATGCCCGATACAAATTACAAACTAATGAtgaagagaaattccatgaccatCTTTTATTTTGGAAGTCGGAAAGTTCCATGTCCATCTAGTTAACTCCAAAGTTATTTTATACATGTCCAAAAATCAATACAGAAAAAGAGATAGATTGGGGAAAAGAATTATAAGAATAATCAAATATCCAATTAAATCTACATTTAAAACAGAAAGATAAGTCAAAGCTAATTAGTGAtaatgaaggaagaagaaagatctcTAAGTCACAACCTCCGATCCAAAAAATACAATGCATCTATATATGGATCGGATTGAGTTGGGTTAGGCTTAACTCACTAATATTTGACTATATCCAATTGGGTTTTGAAAAACTAAAATTGGAACCGGAACTAATGCaatttatttaaaatctaaaactaGAATCGGTCCGATTCAGCTCTTGGGTGACCTAAATCCATGCACATTCTATTGAAAGATGCCAAAAATTGTTGGTCTGGTTTTGCTGGCCGGTTAATTAATACAAGATTTCGCATAATAAAGTTTATCAATTAAAGCCTCCCAAAATTAATACAAATGAATAATAATACTAATAATAATAACAGTAATATAGAAATTAAGGATCCACTCTAATTTTGACTGGCCCTTGGATCAGAATCCCTAATGATATTGAAGGTGATGGTGTGGTGTGTGGTGTTGCAGATAACGGAGTTCGAGGACAAGGCCTTCGCGATCGGGCTAAGCTGCACGCACATGCACGCCGACCCCACCTGCGCCACCCTCCTCGTCCGCGCCTGGGCCGACTCCCACCGCCGCGCCTGCATCGCCTACGCTCCCTTCCTCCACCCCCCGGCCTTCCTCCCCCGCCCCGATCCCCGCCCCTcccaccccctcctctccctcaaaTCCTCCTCCGCCCCCTTCGCCTCCAACTCCAAGATGTCCTCCGCCACCTTCCGCTTCTCCGACCTCGCCGTCAAGTCCCTCCTAGCCGACCTGCAGCCCGACGCCTCCCCTTTCTCCGCCCTCGCCGCCCTCTTCTGGTCCCGCATCGCACGTGCCGCTGGCGTGCCTCCGGGCCCCGGCGAGCTCACCCTCGTCGTGGACGTCCGGAAGCGCATGCATGCGCCGCTCCCTCATGGGTTCTACGGCAACGCCCTCCACTTCTCCCGCGCCCGCGCCGACCTCGCCGCCGGGGTGGCCCACGTGGTGGACGAGCTGGGGCGACACGTGGCGGGACTGCCCGAAGATGAGGTCTGGGCTGCGGCGGAGTGGGCGCACGAGCGGCGGCACCGAGGGGAGGAGGCGTTCCAGATGTACGGGCCGGAGCTCACGTGCTTTGCGCTGGACCACTTGATGGCGTACGGGGCGGCGTTCGAGAAGGAGGGGGAAGGGGGGAGGCCGGCGCATGTGAGCTATCGGGTGGGCGGGGCGGAGGGGGAGGGGCTGGTGGTGGTGTTGCCGGCGGCGGAGGAGGGAGCGGCGCGGACGGTGATGGTGACGCTGCCGGAGGAGGTGGCGAAGACGATCTGCCGGGACGACGCCATCCTGCGATACGGGCCCACCGTCATGTTCGCGGGGAGGGTTTAGTGGGTCACATCCCAGGTGGGTTTCTGGTGGCGGAAAATTATGCGCGTGCGTGTTCCGGTTCTTATGTTTGTAATAAAAATCGGCGGAATTTAACGTCTGGTCGATTAGTGGACCCGATTTTAACCCGTAATCACTATTGATCAAATTTAAAACTTCCGATCCAGTGTTATATTTAAGTTTAACATTCACTCATTAGATCAAATTACCCTCaattgaatatggttactatctCCCCATCACTTCTCCATAGGGTTGGAAGTGGGCCGGATCGGATTGAGCCGGGTCATACCCTTGCTCAAGTTCTGGAACTTTTTTAGGACTTCAAGCTAGGCTTAGGCCCAAAATTTTCTGAAAGATTCATGTCCACTCCTCTCAAGCCCGAGTTCGAGCCTAGATTGGAGCCCGATCCGAACCCAATTGGGCCAGCTCATGATCCACACTGTCTTTCTTcaatcttccctttcttaaaatctttttttttaaaaaaactaagaCCTAACCCATTTTGGCCATGACGACAACGATGATTATTAGGTCTTCGATGATGACAACGACTACTACTGTGTCTCCGACGATGATGATGACCTCCTGGAGCTTGAGCTTGGTCTGATCGATACCAGCAATATCGGTGAAGGTGATGTCAATCTCTAGGATCACCTTCAAAAACTTAGATTTGGAGCAGCCAAAGTCCATGGGGCCGTGGAGGCCCTTGGGGCCCCCTAGGTGCagtgaaagaggaagaagaggccaGTGAAGGCAacgaaagggaagaagaatttgTTGAAGGCGAAGAGACCATTACTACTGTCGCTCTCGGAGGTTGAGATGTTGACGCCATTCATGGCAAGGATGTTGATGAGGTCAGGGTCATTAGGGATGACGATGGTGGCACAGTGGCTATCAACGATGGTGAGCTAAAGGGGACCACTGTTCTTGCTGAAGCAGACAAGGGGACAACTAGAGCTTGGGGGCGGTCGAGAGAGAGCGACTGGGTTTGGGAGAAGGGACTTGGTGGAGAAGGGCAAATCCTAGAGCATATGCATGGTGGATAGCACGCCATCGGGAATTGATGAAATACAAGGGTTAGCATGACGTGTTATGCACTATGGGATTTGATTGGGCTAGCTTCAGACTTGGGCCCGGACTGGGCTAAAGATATACCAGAGCCCAGCACGGGCTCGAGTTCGATCTGAAAGACAAACAGACCCTATAATTAGGTCTAAGCCTGGCTTGATCTGTTTTGAACCTAGCTTAAAGTCCGACCTGAGCCCAGTTCCAACCTTACTTCTCTATCTCCTGACTTTCTCATTCTCCGACGAGAAGTGGATCTAGTGTtccaagtgttgggaatagtatcccaaagccaatcgtcagcctgttgacggttgtgcttatttttgtatatgtacatgaattatgaattaataaaaattattttgatatttttcatcacaaaatgtttcatcttctaatgaactcctatgttgtggtgaagttcttaggactatttagactcgacaaaagaggatttatcgtttagtccttaaatctattcgcgaccaaatgatacgttgttaccaaggatgacaacgtttatcaagcataggtcgttgtgtgtcatatagattagttgtcctcttaaccaatgagtatggagatattggtatggcatacaggtgagatataagggtatatctgcactgaacgtgaccgactccggagctatttctgctgtcaagatttgctccgatggaatatgggtataaatgtccctccgacctgagaccgccatggtgacttacaagcaactcactgcacttaggtactggactacctgaatttctaattcagtgacggaaggctgctgggtgtagtcaagtacttgacttgtcggtgcgtgtgtcaagatgggattgaccactccagtttaggagctgtgtacagtcgtgtttcaatttagcaaaatcttgaccagggtagttcttgtgaggagtcacaggactgtttgagttgagcacgattcggatgatctgatcagggttgacagtttaaccctgagtcgtcctaaacacgagggtcaaaaggatgaattatgcagtaaccatattcatgtaggttctgagtgttgcaattacgactattcgacctatccggatgtcgggtaccattgctatatggttacttcgattagtacaggaattggttcttgtgctaccgacttaggttcgaacctgtggggtcacacacattagaggttcctatctgatctgatggctgatatagaatcctacatgtttgagactcagtgatcgagaatcaggattctctgatcatgattccacacattatgggtaccgaggtcaagagtctcactggttgggacttttcgatcagggttacatatcgatgaattctgatgcccgattgcccatcgaatttggactcagtatttatgagaggtttaattagtgatttgatcgctaattaactcaatttgattgagtaattatttttggatcaagtccaattgaattggattcagttgggtttgacccgattaggttaagagttgacctaatcgtcgagatggtttggtccctgatttgatcaggggttgggcttagtcaattcttgatttgattaggattttattgagcttaattaagtctaattaagttaggtttaaattaatctaattggacctaacttatttggttcaattaggttggtttaaataatgaaaccaccttgactcaatctccatgagccacctcacttccattgcacccatttgaattcatgagaaggaacttctcatgaattatttcctcacaccaagccctctccacgctccactttaatgtgccatataaatggataaggatgattggttggccattcaaattcaaaataaagtttgaatttgaatggacaatcaatctttgcaccttatccctttttttacgccccatttattacatgagaaaaggtttctcatgaaatcactccatgcataatttaagccatgcctcatgcctttagtggataagggatgagttggcatccatttgaattcaaaatttgatttgaattcaaatatgcaattactcatctttatcctttcttttggataagacatttgacgttgttataaaaggaggagaagagtggggcgtgcaagaagaagatttttggagaaaaattctggagcGTGACGAaatcttgtgcgtgagaaaaaaattcatatccttccaagagaaaaagaaagaaaagaaagaaaagtgggtgcaaggttttcagtgagttccctagagtttttgcctggggttcgggaagtgagaaagtgagttacgagtgtcgtgagcccacaaaatctcagaaagatcttcaacatcctctcaagcacgtctgttgatgattcggagcatccaaagaatcgacagacatcgatcgaaggagttcgatcagtatcgaccgtcaaaagggctctacaacgagctagcactcgtgaggagtcgatcagaccggaagctttgtgtggacgatccgcagaagccagacacactgtgtggctgtgtcacgatgatcagactctcccgacggtgatcaaattatggtgatctactacccgcacaaaggtattgtgttttgaacacattacaataaagtgtttactgtttgaatttgaaattcaaatttaaatgaatgcatgctatatatcatatttagatcttagtgtaggataaatttatgttaattaattagattaattaatattttttcactgtaaaatcataattttgaaaaagttttaaaattatcattttacccctgcactgaattttctccacaaatggtatcagagtgggttcttagatatgatatatatatttgcatgcgtagattaagttgtaatctaaatgtttaaatttaaaatttaaaattcaaaatttaaaatttgaattttgaaagttgttcgaaattcaaaattcaaaaatttgaaattcaaaatttgaattttgaaatttaaaattcaaaatttaaaatttaaaaatttaaaattcaaaatttaaaatttgaaatttgaaatttggttgaaatttcaaatttgaaatttaaaatttaaaattcaaaatttaaaattcaaaatttgaaattcaaaatttaaaaatttaaaatttgaaatttaaaatttatttgaaaattatttttgaaatatcaaatcctgacccatcagcccaaatacttaattaaaagaattaagtattgtctagtaggtctagaattatgaattaagacctaagacaattgcataaacttgtgggtcaatgggttagatggattagatccataattgggttagatctaaggttagcttaaagaaatagactagattagagtaattggtcaaatctaatcaaaagttgaattagattaggtcaaggatactctagactcaactccaatagttgtagttgaatgggtccatgtctttaactagaccaagatggacttaattcatggctatacggtggaaccctatttactaacttgatcaaattaaaactaatgaaccggttggtgactaaggtaagtttggcagtttgaccagtggttttaagcgggagctactcgcagtgattcgatctctgacgagttaatggcttattcctaccactgatctcacttacctggccaacctggtgaattagattttgattagatcacttgatgattagggctcacccatgtcattagataaatcagtttgactgatttagatgctcctaatgccagctttaattaaatcttttttaatctgacttggtgaagtcagtgggaggattgaaattgactgaatattttcttctcatctatcctttaataaaatcctcaaaaattattaggtccttaaaaatgattaagttatattgataactaagtcatagcctcccattaagtgagtgataatgagtccattagtttaataattattggaggcccaaaggcctggtgcttattgactaatagaattatcattcataatatgataatttggtttgagtctttctgatggtgatcaggttggccggccaaagtcaggcctaatcatttattgatccgattcatcaaatcaaatcatgttaatggttggacctaacaagatcttttcagtggaggccaaagcctactgattaggttctggggtaaaatcaattactagaagttgtttagagaaacaactggttatgaacctacccatagatgcacatgggttgaccaactaaagttgggcttgtgtgtagtctgtgtgaattctagtacccactaaggaattaaagtaattcctcgaattggaggttgaggctaccagttcgtaaaaatactgagagaaactttagactaaagtccaagtctttagtatttataatttatgtactaatagaggtctggttttcttttatacagctatggccactaccctgtccctccgatcattattagataatgacaagctcatgggacctaatttcgatagctggtatcgaaaattaaaaatcgtccttgagcatgagcggatcctttatgtagtaacggatccggcacctgagaagccagccccgaacattagagggacggtccgagacacttatcagaagtggttcaacaatcgcaccaccgttcggtgcattatgctagcggcaatgaatgatgagttcagccacaagtTCAAGAACGCCCAACCGcagggagatgcttcaaatgttgaacgactcttttggcacgcctgacgatgttgaaaggcacaaaactagttgtaccatattcaatgctcggatgagggatggagcctcagtcactgatcatgtactgtacatgatcgaaacgattgagcgcctaagtaaactgggcttttccttgcatgagcagctcggtaaggatgcgatccttaattcattatccaagtccttcctccccttccttgctcattttcagatgataaagcctgcagtgaactaccatggcttgttggggttgctgcagaactttgagaaggatcaccaactccataaggagtcggtaaatattatgggagggtctttttttagtcgtcgaccctttaagaaaggaaagaagaacaagaagaagaagaataagaaggtgcaactgcatgctgggatgtctgcacatgatcagaccaagaagcgcaagcctgaccagagccaggcggagtgcttcttttgcaagaagtaggggcactggaagagaaattatcctctatacattgcctcactggacccgaacaggccgaagaagaagcagggtacttatatgataacaccttgcaacttttctatttgtgatactactgcctgggtattggataccggaagcccttatcatatttgcaattcgatgcaaggtctataggtcagtaggagatttgatgaaggcgagaggttcttgaacgttggagatagaagcaaagtttcagttctagcattaggaatcataaaccttgtaatcaattctcaaaatataattctgagtgaatgtcactattgtccaagctttttattaaatattatttctgtaggccttttggccatgaacggttatcaatttttaataaaaaaaatatttgcaatatcattttgcatggtgttacaatgtttgttggacaacttaataatagaatttactttctattataacttgttaatgtggttcaaatctccggtaaacgtcctagaatagataatgtgtcagaagtctacatttggcactgtaggctaggtcatatcaataagaacaggataaacaggttggctcaagaaggaattcttgaagtaggtgactatgaatcacttccaacctgtgagtcctgtcttcttggtaaaatatccaaatcaccttttactgaaaaaggtgagcgagctagtgaactcttgggtctggtatactctgatgtatgtggacccatgagctcaagtgcaaaaggtggatatttctacttcataaccttcacagacgatccatcgaggtatgggtatgtctatttaatgaagcataagtcggagtcgtttgaaatgttcaaactatttcgaaatgaggtagaaaaataaactgaaaagtgtattaaaatttttcgatctgatcgaggaggtgaatacctttccaataattttctgacatatcttggggagaatgggattctctctcaatggattcctcctggaacaccacaacataatggtgtatctgaaaggaggaatcggaccttgttggacatggttcaatccatgatgggatttgctggtctgccaatctttctctggggatatgcgcttgaatcgacttgttaccttctaaatagagtttcgagtaagtctgtaaccaaaacgccatatgagatatggataggacgtaagccagtactctcgcaccttagggtttgggggtgtccggcttatgttaaatgtttaattacggacaagcttaaacctaggtctgacaagtgtaattttatagggtacccaaaagagaccaaaggatattacttctacttagctgatgagcaaaaagtgtttgtcagccttaaggcaatctttttggaaaaaaaataccttggtgaagggactgttgcctctaaggtcgaacttaacgaagttcgacaggtggaaaaatcgacataagttgctgaacctgaactggatttgattagatcagatccggagcccattgttcaagcacccttaagatgatctggtagagtaccacatcaaccggacagagactatgatttcttgatccggaacgatgatcctatcgaacttgatgaaaacgatgaggatccgattacctacatggatgcaatgcagagacccgactctgagaaatggctagaggccatgaaatccgaaatggagtccatgaaggtcaacgatgtgtggacattggttgacccacccgaaggagtaaaatccatagggtgtaagtgggtcttcaagaggaagaggggcacacacGAAaaagtgaaaacctataaagcccgtctggttgtcaagagatatagtcaacgttatggtatagactatgacgagacgttttctcctgtggcaatgctcaaatccattcggattatacttgcgatagctgcccatctggactatgaaatttggcagatggatgtaaagacagctttcctaaacggagagctggacgaagaggtgtatataatacaacctgaaggattcatgtccatagatgagtctaaggtgtgcaggttacagaggtccatttatggacttaagcaggcatcacggagttggaacatacattttgataagacgatcaagacgtatggctttattaagaacggagaagagccctgtatttataagtgggctaatggtccagtagtagtatttcttgtattgtatgtggatggcattctcttaatcgggaatgatgtccctgcattacagggaataaagatttggctgtcgttacagttctccatgaaggatctgggagaagcttcctacatcctaggaatgaggatctatagggatagatctaaaaggttgcttggtttatctcagtccacgtacattgatactatgctgaagaggttcagcatggagaattccaagaaaggctatcttctgataggccatggaatttctctctcgaagaggaattatccgacaatacctcaagagagagagcgtatgagtaggattccatatgcttcgacagtgagatctatcatatactccatgacatgtacacgatcagatgtggcatactcactagggatagtgagtagatgccAATTTGATCTAGGAAAGAATAACTGGAAggctgttaaaaccatcctgaagtatttaagaaatactaaggaccagtggcttgtttatgatgaatcggacttgagacttatagggtttacagactctagttttcagtctgatcatgatgacagcaaaagtgtgtcgggatttatttttacccttaatggtggggctatctgctggaaaagttccaagcagcacacagtggctgattcagtttgcaaggtggagtatgtcgctgcatcagatgctgccaaagaagtggtgtagctgagaaaattcatcaccgagctcggagtagcaccctcccttattggtccagttctgctctactgtgacagctctggagccattgctcaggcgaaggaaccaaaggcacaccagcagacgaagcatattctatgtcactaccatctcatccgaaaaattatggatcgaggtgacgtcgatcttcagaagatcgataggaaggagaacctgaccgacccattcactaaagtcattgcggtgaaggagttcgacaattacaagtcgaagatgggtattagatactgcaccgattggctttaggccaagtgggagattgttggaaatagtatcccaaagccaatcgtcagtctgttgacggttgtgcttatttttgtatatgtacatgaattatgaattaataaaaattattttagtatttgtcatcacaaaatgtttcatcttctaatgaactcctatgttgtggtgaagtccttaggactatttagacttgacaaaagaggatttatcgtttagtccttaaatctgttggcaaccaaatgatacgttgttaccaagcatgacaacgtttatcaagcataggtcattgtgtgtcatataggttgattgttctcttaaccaatgagtgtggagacactggtatggcatacaggtgagatgtaagggtacatctgcactgaatgtaaccaactccggagctatttctgctgtcaagatttgctccgatggaatatgagtataaatgtccctccgacctgagaccgccatggtgacttgcaagcaactcactgcacttaggcactggactacc contains the following coding sequences:
- the LOC140856420 gene encoding protein ECERIFERUM 26-like — protein: MTAGGRRVTVYAKSTAVSGTPVRPGKTYPLSSLDHLMGRHTLHLVFYYRPGPTLDRDGLKESLSEVLSHYPAATGRLSRGEDGGWIVKCNDAGVRLLDARANVTLEEWLGSASAEEEMELAYWEPMGDDPSIWSPYYIQITEFEDKAFAIGLSCTHMHADPTCATLLVRAWADSHRRACIAYAPFLHPPAFLPRPDPRPSHPLLSLKSSSAPFASNSKMSSATFRFSDLAVKSLLADLQPDASPFSALAALFWSRIARAAGVPPGPGELTLVVDVRKRMHAPLPHGFYGNALHFSRARADLAAGVAHVVDELGRHVAGLPEDEVWAAAEWAHERRHRGEEAFQMYGPELTCFALDHLMAYGAAFEKEGEGGRPAHVSYRVGGAEGEGLVVVLPAAEEGAARTVMVTLPEEVAKTICRDDAILRYGPTVMFAGRV